The Haemorhous mexicanus isolate bHaeMex1 chromosome 35 unlocalized genomic scaffold, bHaeMex1.pri SUPER_35_unloc_3, whole genome shotgun sequence genome has a window encoding:
- the LOC132322716 gene encoding splicing factor, proline- and glutamine-rich-like, protein MGPLRCTPPHTRVPPKGPREAEDVQPPPPEHSTEPDPAPTPPPDAEQPPAQGTEDEAVARELEQLYLSHLRRLRGGPRRQRPPPRETGVPPFPERAPNTSLANEMALRYEGGGSLQPPGAAGEGGGPVEGALVVPARPPRGRGSSLGGGPEGVRGGFGLGRAGPGGLGGRGGVPQQPWPWGFTWRWPGSREVGGGGGENPRLLSPPKNCHLPKKSQPPPGPFHL, encoded by the exons ATGGGTCCTCTCCGGTGTACCCCCCCACACACCCGTGTCCCCCCAAAAGGCCCCAGGGAGGCGGAGGACGTGCAGCCCCCACCCCCCGAGCACAGCACAG agcctgaccctgccccaaCGCCCCCCCCGGATGcggagcagcccccagcacag GGCACCGAGGACGAGGCGGTGGCgcgggagctggagcagctctacCTGTCCCACCTCCGCCGGCTGCGGGGGGGACCCCGGCGACAGCGACCCCCCCCCCGAGAAACGGGGGTCCCCCCCTTCCCCGAGCGAGCCCCCAACACCTCGCTGGCCAACGAGATGGCCCTGCGCTATGAGGGGGGGGGGTCGCTGCAGCCCCCcggtgctgctggggaggggggggggccGGTGGAGGGGGCGCTGGTGGTGCCGGCGAGGCCcccccggggccgggggagCAGTTTGGGGGGGGGCCCTGAGGGGGTGCGGGGTGGTTTTGGCCTTGGCCGTGCTGGTCCCGGTGGCCTGGGGGGACGGGGGGGGGTCCCACAGCAGCCTTGGCCTTGGGGCTTTACCTGGCGCTGGCCTGGCTCACGTGAggtggggggcggggggggagaGAACCCCCGATTGTTGTCACCACCCAAAAATTGTCACCTGCCAAAAAAGTCACAGCCCCCCCCCGGCCCATTTCACCTTTAG
- the NAA10 gene encoding LOW QUALITY PROTEIN: N-alpha-acetyltransferase 10 (The sequence of the model RefSeq protein was modified relative to this genomic sequence to represent the inferred CDS: inserted 1 base in 1 codon; deleted 1 base in 1 codon), translating to MNIRNARPEDLMNMQHCNLLCLPENYQMKYYFYHGLSWPQLSYIAEDENGKIVGYVLAKMEEDPDDVPHGHITSLAVKRSHRRLGLAQKLMDQASRAMIENFNAKYVSLHVRKSNRAALHLYSNTLNFQISEVEPKYYADGEDAYAMKRDLSQMAEELRKQVEQKERGRPPAPSEPPRAGDGVCGSGGDXPRTPPRVPPNPTRTGGGDSKDLSEVSETTESTDVKDSSEASRLRLLGTPREPPQNLRDPPGASPKSPGPPGVPPKPLGAPRGPPWCWWGGSKAPQSPGSALSLSAAPSPKRAKRCGRGLSWPRPRCWC from the exons ATGAACATCCGGAACGCGCGG CCCGAGGACCTGATGAACATGCAGCACTGCaacctgctctgcctgcccgAGAACTATCAGATGAAATATTACTTCTACCACGGCCTCTCCTGGCCTCAG ctctctTACATCGCCGAGGATGAGAACGGGAAGATCGTTGGTTACGTCCTGGCCAAGAT GGAGGAAGACCCCGATGATGTCCCCCACGGTCACATCACCTCCCTG gcgGTGAAGCGCTCCCACCGGCGCCTGGGGCTGGCGCAGAAGCTGATGGACCAGGCCAGCCGGGCCATGATCGAGAACTTCAACGCCAAATACGTCTCCCTGCACGTGCGCAAgag CAACCGGGCAGCGCTGCACCTCTACTCCAACACCCTCAACTTCCA GATCAGCGAGGTGGAGCCCAAGTACTACGCGGATGGCGAGGACGCCTACGCCATG AAACGGGACCTGAGCCAGATGGCAGAGGAg CTGAGGAAGCAGGTGGAGCAGAAGGAGCGGGGCCGACCCCCGGCCCCCAGCGAGCCCCCCCGAGCTGGGGATGGGGTCTGCGGCTCGGGGGGGG CCCCACGAACCCCCCCACGGGTGCCCCCCAACCCCACGAGGACGGGGGGGGGCGACAGCAAAGACCTCAGCGAGGTCAGCGAGACCACCGAGAGCACCGACGTCAAGGACAGCTCCGAGGCCTCCCGACTCCGCCTCCTAGGGACCCCCCGggagcccccccaaaatctccgggaccccccgggagcctccccaaaatctccgggacccccgggagtccccccaaaacccctgggaGCCCCCCGGGGACCCCCTTGGTGCTGGTGGGGGGGCAGTAAAGCCCCTCAGTCTCCAGGCTCGGCTCTGTCTCTGTCTGcggccccctccccaaaaagggcAAAGCGCTGTGGGCGGGGCTTATCTTGGCCACGCCCTCGCTGCTGGTGTTGA
- the LOC132322718 gene encoding testis-specific Y-encoded-like protein 4: protein MAGRGRGFSPHGGALALPARALLAPRMSAATPEPAKSSALPLAALFPPAPRDGRRHGNRPMGQRASDERGGRGLGGGGGGARAFSAAASALAGAGAAAMSGAGAGTERPSPAKLRRLDEPTGTGPTATVNRGETASSPTPAGGRGEGRSARARGDGSGHARGGGGGDARAPPGGFPEMADLAGEGLETPGKGTGEVTASSETTEEAKEDLENINGCKGSLENTSRDCSEEEKGGSETTREVTGGMETTSEAVGDLEIAVTPSLEKNKGVLETPKESKGSLETASQATGGLESSREVTGSLGSTNGRKGSLETAVTRCLEQGRRSKGGLETTTTKVLGSVESDASAGGELKSTSRRKAKTPARPRASVETASTQSSEWERGREGLEATREDTGSSETTMTGHREQKGVVEFTEEGLEPTACVGQSRGGPGLPDLTGVPAAEESAVISLDEDEEEEEERDEGPARYLAALEAVQLELEAVEEEAARAFRRLRARFCLRRRPHLQRRNRLIQHIPGFWVTAFLNHPQLSAMISDRDEDALSYMTSLQVEEFGQSRPGCRIRFFFSVNPYFQNDVVAKEFVRGPSGHLVSHSTPIRWWQGQDPRSRPHKGPPAPRSFFAWFGDHSFPAGDRVAEIIKEELWPNPLQFYLLGEGAEGPPDSESGEDCVVILDDDEDVQEIPDDGDGSGVEEILTEEPPNPPVGQKDPNRGRI, encoded by the exons atGGCGGGAAGGGGGCGGGGCTTCTCCCCTCACGGCGGGGCTCTCGCGCTGCCCGCACGTGCGCTCCTCGCGCCGCGCATGAGCGCGGCCACCCCCGAGCCCGCCAAAAGCAGCGCGCTCCCATTGGCCGCCCTTTTCCCGCCCGCCCCGCGTGACGGGCGTCGCCATGGCAACCGGCCAATGGGGCAGCGCGCGAGTGACGAGCGGGGTGGGCGGGGcctcggcggcggcggcggcggcgcgcgcGCTTTTTCGGCCGCTGCTTCGGCCCTGGCGGGCGCCGGAGCCGCCGCCatgagcggggccggggccgggacAGAGAGACCGTCCCCGGCCAAGCTCCGCCGTCTGGACGAGCCCACCGGGACGGGCCCTACCGCCACCGTTAACCGCGGGGAGACGGCCAGTTCCCCCACCCCCGCCGGAGGTCGTGGTGAGGGCCGCAGCGCGCGCGCGCGGGGCGACGGGTCCGGGCatgcgcggggcggcggcggcggggacgCGCGCGCGCCCCCTGGCGGCTTCCCGGAGATGGCGGATTTGGCCGGCGAGGGGCTGGAGACCCCCGGGAAGGGCACCGGAGAGGTCACGGCCAGCTCGGAGACCACCGAGGAGGCCAAGGAGGACCTGGAGAACATCAACGGATGCAAAGGGAGCCTGGAGAACACAAGTAGAGACTGCTcggaggaggaaaaagggggTTCGGAGACCACCCGAGAGGTCACAGGGGGGATGGAGACCACCAGTGAGGCCGTAGGGGACCTGGAGATTGCTGTGACACCCTCCTTGGAGAAGAACAAAGGTGTCCTGGAGACTCCCAAGGAATCCAAGGGAAGCCTGGAGACCGCCAGCCAGGCCACGGGTggtctggagagcagcagggaggtcaCGGGGAGCCTCGGGAGCACCAACGGGCGCAAAGGGAGCCTGGAGACGGCCGTCACTCGCTGCTTGGAGCAAGGCAGAAGGAGCAAAGGGGGCCTGGAGACCACCACCACCAAGGTCCTGGGGAGTGTGGAGAGCGATGCTTCTGCTGGTGGGGAGCTGAAGAGCACCAGCAGGCGAAAGGCAAAGACCCCTGCGAGGCCCAGGGCGAGCGTAGAGActgccagcacccagagctcggagtgggagagaggcagggagggtttggagGCCACCAGAGAAGACACAGGAAGCTCAGAGACCACCATGACCggccacagagagcagaaaggaGTGGTGGAGTTCACCGAGGAGGGCCTGGAGCCCACGGCCTGCGTGGGGCAGAGCCGGGGTGGCCCCGGGCTCCCGGATCTCACGGGGGTCCCGGCGGCCGAGGAGAGCGCGGTGATCTCCCTggatgaggacgaggaggaggaggaggagcgggaCGAAGGCCCGGCGCGGTACCTGGCGGCGCTGGAGGCcgtgcagctggagctggaggccGTGGAGGAGGAGGCCGCCCGAGCCTTCCGCCGCCTGCGCGCCCGCTTCTGCCTCCGCCGCCGGCCGCACCTGCAGCGCCGCAACCGCCTCATCCAGCACATCCCCGGCTTCTGGGTCACTGCT TTCCTGAACCACCCGCAGCTCTCGGCCATGATCAGTGACCGCGACGAGGACGCGCTGAGCTACATGACGAGTTTGCAG GTGGAGGAGTTCGGGCAGAGCCGCCCTGGGTGCCGGATCCGGTTCTTCTTCAGCGTCAACCCCTATTTCCAGAACGACGTCGTGGCCAAGGAGTTCGTGCGTGGCCCCTCCG GTCACCTGGTGTCCCACTCGACCCCCATCCGGTGGTGGCAGGGGCAGGACCCCCGGTCCCGTCCCCACAAGGGACCCCCGGCCCCTCGGAGCTTCTTTGCTTGGTTTGGGGATCACAGCTTCCCTGCAGGGGACCGTGTGGCTGAG ATCATCAAGGAGGAGCTTTGGCCCAACCCTCTCCAGTTCTACCTGCTGGGGGAGGGCGCCGAGGGACCCCCTGACAG TGAGAGCGGCGAGGACTGCGTGGTGATCCTGGATGATGATGAGGACGTGCAGGAGATCCCAGATGATGGGGATG GCAGTGGCGTGGAAGAGATCCTGACAGAGGAGCCCCCCAACCCCCCTGTGGGACAGAAAGACCCCAACAGGGGCAGAATTTAA